One Streptomyces sp. V4I8 genomic window carries:
- the sepH gene encoding septation protein SepH — translation MPELRVVAVSNDGTRLVLKAADATEYTLPIDERLRAAVRGDRPRLGQIEIEVESHLRPRDIQARIRAGATAEEVAQLAGIPVDRVRRFEGPVLAERAFMAERARKTPVRRPGENAAGPQLGEAVQERLLLRGADKDTVQWDSWRRDDGTWEVLLVYMVAGEPHSASWTYDPPRRLVQAVDEEARSLIGESEDLAAPEPSFPFVPRIARLPRDRGMDRALETARPSLPAAASEPVEETTEERDSLTSLLEAVPSFRGDLVVPERPSEPDPEEPSAEPATEEPPAPAASAGAGSAYADVLMPRSVGSHRDRLIGATDRQAEADGVRPGRRAAVPSWDEIVFGTRRKKQE, via the coding sequence ATGCCCGAACTGCGTGTCGTGGCCGTCTCCAATGACGGCACACGGCTGGTGCTGAAGGCTGCCGACGCGACGGAGTACACCCTTCCGATCGACGAACGCCTGCGCGCCGCCGTGCGCGGCGACCGTCCCCGCCTCGGCCAGATCGAGATCGAGGTGGAGAGCCATCTCCGCCCCCGTGACATCCAGGCGCGTATACGAGCTGGTGCGACCGCGGAAGAGGTCGCCCAACTCGCCGGCATCCCCGTCGACCGCGTACGGCGCTTCGAGGGCCCCGTGCTCGCCGAGCGCGCCTTCATGGCCGAACGGGCCCGCAAGACTCCCGTCCGCCGGCCCGGCGAGAACGCCGCAGGTCCCCAGCTCGGCGAGGCCGTCCAGGAGCGGCTGCTGCTGCGCGGCGCCGACAAGGACACCGTGCAGTGGGACTCGTGGCGCCGCGACGACGGCACCTGGGAAGTGCTGCTGGTCTACATGGTGGCGGGCGAACCGCACTCGGCGAGCTGGACGTACGACCCGCCCCGGCGGCTCGTACAGGCCGTCGACGAGGAGGCGCGCTCGCTGATCGGCGAGTCCGAGGACCTCGCCGCGCCGGAGCCCAGCTTCCCGTTCGTGCCGCGGATCGCCCGGCTTCCGCGCGACCGCGGCATGGACCGTGCCCTCGAGACCGCGCGGCCGAGTCTGCCGGCCGCCGCCTCCGAACCCGTCGAGGAGACCACCGAGGAACGGGACTCGCTGACCAGCCTGCTGGAGGCGGTGCCCAGCTTCCGCGGTGACCTGGTGGTCCCGGAGCGTCCGTCGGAGCCGGACCCGGAGGAACCCTCCGCCGAACCGGCCACGGAGGAGCCTCCCGCCCCCGCCGCCTCGGCCGGCGCCGGTTCCGCCTACGCGGACGTCCTCATGCCCCGCTCCGTCGGCAGCCACCGTGACCGCCTCATCGGCGCCACGGACCGCCAGGCCGAAGCGGACGGC
- a CDS encoding D-arabinono-1,4-lactone oxidase, with protein sequence MSSTPSGRNGTWRNWGGNVAARPAREVTPASVEELSAAIRRAAEDGLKVKAVGSGHSFTSIAATDGVLIRPQLLTGIRDIDRDAMTVTVEAGTPLKRLNMALAREGLSLANMGDIMEQTVSGATSTGTHGTGRESASIAAQIKGLELVTADGSVLTCSEKENPEVFAAARIGLGALGIVTAITFAVEPIFLLSAREEPMPFGRVLADFDELWAENEHFEFYWFPHTGNTNTKRNNRSAGPEKPVSQLQGWFEDEFLSNGVFQVAQWVGRAVPATIPAIAQVSSKALSARTYTDIPYKVFTSPRRVRFVEMEYAVPREAVVEALRELKAMVDRSGLRVSFPVEVRTAPADDITLSTASGRDSAYIAVHMVKGTPFQRYFTAAERIFTAHEGRPHWGKLHTRDAEYFAQVYPRFGEFTALRDRLDPDRRFQNDYLRRVLGA encoded by the coding sequence TTGAGCAGCACACCGAGCGGCAGGAACGGCACGTGGCGTAACTGGGGCGGCAATGTCGCCGCTCGCCCCGCGCGGGAGGTCACTCCGGCCTCCGTCGAGGAGCTGTCCGCGGCGATACGCCGGGCCGCCGAGGACGGCCTGAAGGTGAAGGCGGTCGGCAGCGGGCATTCGTTCACGTCCATTGCCGCGACCGACGGTGTGTTGATCCGCCCTCAACTGTTGACGGGCATACGTGACATCGACCGCGATGCCATGACGGTCACGGTCGAGGCCGGCACCCCGCTCAAGAGACTCAACATGGCCCTGGCGCGCGAGGGTCTGTCGCTCGCGAACATGGGCGACATCATGGAGCAGACCGTCTCCGGCGCCACGAGCACCGGCACCCACGGCACGGGCCGCGAGTCGGCCTCGATCGCCGCCCAGATCAAGGGCCTGGAGCTGGTCACCGCCGACGGCTCGGTGCTCACCTGCTCCGAGAAGGAGAATCCGGAGGTGTTCGCGGCCGCCCGTATCGGCCTCGGCGCCCTGGGCATCGTCACCGCGATCACCTTCGCCGTGGAGCCGATCTTCCTGCTCTCCGCGCGCGAGGAGCCGATGCCGTTCGGCAGGGTCCTGGCGGACTTCGACGAACTGTGGGCGGAGAACGAGCACTTCGAGTTCTACTGGTTCCCGCACACCGGCAACACCAACACCAAGCGCAACAACCGCAGCGCCGGCCCGGAGAAGCCGGTGTCGCAGCTGCAGGGCTGGTTCGAGGACGAGTTCCTCTCCAACGGCGTCTTCCAGGTCGCCCAGTGGGTCGGCCGCGCGGTGCCCGCCACGATCCCCGCGATCGCCCAGGTCTCCAGCAAGGCGCTGTCCGCGCGGACGTACACCGACATCCCGTACAAGGTCTTCACATCGCCGCGCCGGGTGCGTTTCGTGGAGATGGAGTACGCCGTTCCGCGCGAGGCCGTCGTCGAGGCGCTGCGCGAGCTGAAGGCCATGGTCGACCGCTCCGGCCTCAGGGTCAGTTTCCCGGTCGAGGTGCGCACCGCCCCGGCCGACGACATCACCCTCTCCACCGCCTCGGGCCGCGACAGCGCGTACATCGCCGTCCATATGGTCAAGGGCACCCCGTTCCAGCGGTACTTCACCGCCGCCGAGCGGATCTTCACCGCGCACGAGGGGCGGCCGCACTGGGGCAAGCTGCACACGCGGGACGCCGAGTACTTCGCCCAGGTGTACCCGCGCTTCGGTGAGTTCACGGCGCTGCGGGACCGGCTGGATCCCGACCGCCGGTTCCAGAACGACTACCTGCGGCGGGTGTTGGGGGCGTAG
- a CDS encoding MFS transporter — protein sequence MPSPYRALFAAPGTKGFSAAGLLGRMPLSMMGIGVVTMISQLTGRYGLAGALSATIALAAAVAGPQVSRLVDQYGQRRVLRPATLISLVGGGLLLFAAHYGWPDWVLFVACVGIGCVPSVGAMVRARWAALYRGTPQLHTAYSFESVIDEVCFIFGPIISIGLSTAWFPEAGPLLAGCFLAVGVFWLTAQRATEPAPHPREKQGGGSALRAPGLQVLVATFVATGAIFGAVDVVTVAFADEQGHKSAASVVLALYAAGSCAAGLVFGLLRFQGAPEPRWLLGICAMAVSMIPLLLVGNLPLLAVALFVAGMAVAPTMITTMSLIEEHVPRAQLTEGMTWVSTGLAVGVALGSAAAGWVIDAAGAEAGYGVPAVSGAVAVAVGFLGYRRLSRPAPRRGGTVEQHTERQERHVA from the coding sequence GTGCCGAGCCCCTACCGCGCCCTGTTCGCCGCCCCTGGCACCAAGGGCTTCTCCGCCGCGGGCCTCCTCGGCCGGATGCCGCTGTCGATGATGGGCATCGGCGTGGTCACGATGATCTCCCAGCTGACCGGGCGGTACGGCCTCGCCGGCGCCCTGTCGGCCACGATCGCGCTCGCCGCGGCGGTGGCGGGTCCGCAGGTCTCACGGCTGGTCGACCAGTACGGGCAGCGCCGGGTGCTCCGGCCGGCGACGCTGATCTCGCTCGTGGGAGGCGGCCTGCTGCTGTTCGCCGCGCACTACGGGTGGCCGGACTGGGTGTTGTTCGTGGCCTGCGTCGGCATCGGCTGCGTGCCCAGCGTCGGGGCGATGGTCCGCGCCCGCTGGGCCGCGCTGTACCGGGGGACGCCCCAGCTGCACACGGCGTACTCCTTCGAGTCCGTGATCGACGAGGTGTGCTTCATCTTCGGGCCGATCATCTCCATCGGCCTGTCCACGGCATGGTTCCCGGAGGCCGGACCGCTGCTCGCCGGCTGCTTCCTGGCGGTCGGCGTCTTCTGGCTGACCGCACAGCGGGCCACCGAGCCGGCACCGCATCCGCGTGAGAAGCAGGGCGGCGGCTCGGCCCTGCGCGCCCCGGGACTGCAGGTCCTGGTGGCCACCTTCGTGGCGACCGGAGCGATCTTCGGGGCCGTCGACGTGGTCACGGTGGCCTTCGCGGACGAGCAGGGCCACAAGAGCGCCGCGAGCGTGGTCCTCGCGCTGTACGCGGCGGGCTCCTGCGCGGCGGGCCTGGTCTTCGGGCTGCTGCGCTTCCAGGGGGCGCCCGAACCTCGCTGGCTGCTGGGCATATGCGCGATGGCCGTGAGTATGATCCCCCTCCTACTGGTCGGAAACTTGCCGCTTCTGGCCGTGGCGCTGTTCGTTGCGGGCATGGCCGTCGCTCCCACGATGATCACCACTATGTCCCTGATCGAAGAGCACGTACCACGCGCGCAACTGACCGAGGGCATGACCTGGGTGAGCACCGGGCTCGCGGTCGGCGTCGCGCTCGGCTCCGCCGCGGCCGGCTGGGTGATCGACGCCGCCGGAGCGGAAGCCGGGTACGGGGTTCCGGCGGTGTCCGGAGCCGTCGCGGTCGCGGTGGGTTTCCTGGGGTACCGCCGGCTCAGCAGGCCGGCTCCACGTCGGGGAGGCACCGTTGAGCAGCACACCGAGCGGCAGGAACGGCACGTGGCGTAA
- a CDS encoding ferrochelatase, whose protein sequence is MPDVRDATPYDALLLLSFGGPEGPDDVIPFLENVTRGRGIPKERLKEVGEHYFLFGGVSPINDQNRALLDALRKDFAEHGLDLPIYWGNRNWAPYLTDTLREMVADGRRRILVLATSAYASYSGCRQYRENLADSLAALEAEGLELPRVDKLRHYFNHPGFLEPMVDGVIESLADLPEDVRDGAHLAFSTHSIPNASADTSGPVEDHGEGGAYVAQHLDVARLIADAVRERTGVDHPWQLVYQSRSGAPHIPWLEPDICDHLEERHEAGVPAVVISPIGFVSDHMEVLYDLDTEAKAKAEELGLPMRRSATVGDDPRFAAAIRDLVLERAAVERAQEVTPCVLGGLGASHNLCPVGCCPARAPRPAAAGADSPYA, encoded by the coding sequence ATGCCAGACGTGCGCGATGCCACCCCCTACGACGCCCTGCTCCTGCTCTCCTTCGGGGGCCCCGAGGGCCCGGACGACGTGATCCCGTTCCTGGAGAACGTCACCCGGGGGCGGGGCATCCCCAAGGAACGCCTGAAGGAAGTCGGCGAGCACTACTTCCTGTTCGGCGGCGTCAGCCCCATCAACGACCAGAACCGCGCCCTGCTGGACGCCCTCCGCAAGGACTTCGCCGAGCACGGCCTGGATCTGCCGATCTACTGGGGCAACCGCAACTGGGCGCCGTACCTGACGGACACCCTGCGCGAAATGGTCGCCGACGGCCGCCGCCGCATCCTCGTCCTGGCCACCAGCGCCTACGCCTCCTACTCGGGCTGCCGCCAGTACCGCGAGAACCTCGCCGACTCGCTCGCCGCCCTGGAGGCCGAGGGCCTGGAGCTGCCGAGGGTCGACAAGCTGCGGCACTACTTCAACCACCCCGGCTTCCTGGAGCCGATGGTCGACGGTGTCATCGAGTCCCTCGCCGACCTCCCCGAGGACGTCCGGGACGGCGCCCACCTCGCGTTCTCGACCCACTCGATCCCGAACGCGTCCGCCGACACCTCCGGCCCCGTCGAGGACCACGGCGAGGGCGGCGCGTACGTCGCGCAGCACCTGGACGTGGCCCGGCTGATCGCCGACGCCGTACGCGAGCGCACCGGCGTCGACCACCCCTGGCAGCTCGTGTACCAGTCCCGGTCCGGCGCCCCGCACATCCCGTGGCTGGAGCCCGACATCTGCGACCACCTCGAGGAGCGCCACGAGGCAGGCGTTCCGGCGGTGGTGATCTCGCCCATCGGCTTCGTCTCCGACCATATGGAGGTCCTCTACGACCTCGACACGGAGGCCAAGGCCAAGGCCGAGGAGCTGGGTCTGCCGATGCGCCGCTCGGCCACCGTCGGCGACGACCCGCGGTTCGCCGCCGCGATCCGCGACCTCGTCCTGGAGCGTGCCGCCGTGGAGCGCGCGCAAGAGGTCACGCCCTGCGTCCTCGGCGGGCTCGGCGCGAGCCACAACCTCTGCCCGGTGGGCTGCTGCCCGGCCCGCGCGCCCAGGCCCGCCGCGGCGGGTGCCGACAGTCCCTACGCGTGA